Proteins from a genomic interval of Callospermophilus lateralis isolate mCalLat2 chromosome 1, mCalLat2.hap1, whole genome shotgun sequence:
- the Rdh8 gene encoding retinol dehydrogenase 8, producing the protein MASSPRTVLISGCSSGIGLELAVHLAHDPKQRYQVVATMRDLRKKEMLEAAAGDALGKTLTVAQLDVCNDESVAQCLSGIQGGEVDVLVNNAGVGLVGPLEGLSIDTMKNIFDTNFLGAIRLVKAVLPGMKKRRQGHIVVVSSVMGLQGVIFNEVYSASKFAVEGFFESLAIQLLQFNIFISLVEPGPVVTDFEGKLMAQVATAEFPGTDPETLSYFRDFYLPASRELFRSVGQNPKDVAQAIAKVISSTRPPLRKQTNLRYLTLASLKAVDPSGSLYVRTAHSLLFRWPRLLHLSLRCLACGCLPARVEP; encoded by the exons ATGGCCTCCTCACCCAGGACCGTGCTGATTTCAGGCTGTTCATCAGGAATTGGCTTGGAGCTTGCTGTGCACCTGGCTCATGACCCCAAACAGCGTTACCAGG TGGTGGCCACCATGAGGGACTTGAGAAAGAAGGAGATGCTGGAGGCAGCTGCTGGGGACGCTCTGGGAAAGACCCTCACCGTGGCCCAGCTGGATGTGTGCAATGATGAGTCAGTGGCCCAGTGTCTCAGCGGCATCCAAGGAGGGGAAGTGGACGTGCTGG TGAACAATGCTGGCGTGGGCCTGGTGGGGCCCTTGGAGGGGCTCAGCATAGACACCATGAAGAACATCTTTGACACCAATTTTTTGGGAGCCATCCGTCTGGTCAAAGCTGTTCTTCCGGGAATGAAGAAGCGGAGACAGGGCCATATCGTGGTGGTCAGCAGCGTCATGGGTCTGCAGG GTGTCATATTCAACGAAGTCTATTCAGCCTCCAAGTTCGCCGTGGAGGGGTTCTTCGAGAGTCTGGCCATCCAGCTGCTCCAGTTCAACATCTT CATCTCCCTGGTGGAGCCGGGCCCTGTGGTCACTGACTTCGAGGGGAAGCTCATGGCTCAGGTCGCCACGGCCGAGTTTCCAGGCACCGACCCCGAAACCCTGAGCTACTTCAGGGACTTCTACCTCCCGGCCTCCAGGGAGCTCTTCCGCTCAGTGGGACAGAACCCAAAGGACGTGGCCCAG GCCATTGCCAAGGTCATCAGCTCCACGCGGCCCCCGCTGCGCAAGCAAACCAACCTCCGCTACCTGACGCTGGCGTCGCTCAAGGCCGTGGACCCCTCGGGCAGCCTGTACGTGAGAACCGCCCACAGCCTCCTCTTCCGCTGGCCGCGCCTGCTGCACCTCAGCCTCCGCTGCCTGGCCTGCGGCTGCCTCCCGGCCCGGGTGGAGCCCTGA